ACTGCGCGGATGAAGAACTTTATAGATCGTATGGCATTCATACTCCACAGGCCTAGATTCTTTGGAAAGACCTTCATGGCTATTGTCACTCAAGGCATTCCAACCGGAGGCAATGTGCAAAAATACCTGGAAAACTTAGGCGCAAGTCTTGGATTTGACGTGACAAGAGGGTGCAATCTGTGGACAATGGCACCTATGTCCGAAAACCGTATGAAGAAATTCAACGAAAAGATCAAACAGGCATCAAAGAGATTTTATAAGGGTTTAAGTCGTAAAACAAAGTTAATACCTTCGATATATAAACTGATGATGTTCCGGACCAGCAGGTCGGGTATCCGCTCTGCAAAGTCAAAGTTCTATGATTACAGCTATTTCTATGAAAAAGGCTGGTTTGAGTCAGACTATTACTATGATGTGAGGCTGGGGCCTATAAAGATGATGTTGGGTAGCATTTTTGACTGGCTTGGGGTACAGGTTGCTAAACGAATGTAGGAAGTATATGTTAACCGAATAAATTAACTGATTTATGGAGGAATGGTTTGAATAAGAATATTAAAAATATAGCTTTGTCGACATGCGGTTGGTTATTGCTTTCTTTGGCTTTTGCTGCAGTATTTATACCGGTTTTGCCCACCACTCCTTTAGTATTGCTGGCAGCAGTGTGCTTTTCTTCCGGCAATCCTAAAATGTCTCAGGGGCTGGAGAAAAGTTATGTTTTTGGACCATATATCGTTGCGTGGAGGACCAAACAGGGAATATCCAAAGAAAGAAAAATAGCAGCTATCTTTGTCTTATGGCTAATGCTTTTAATATCCATGGTTATGGTTCGAAAGATATGGCTTGTGGTATTCTTAACTTTGGTTGGCATTGGCGTTACCATTCATCTCGTTATGCTGAAAACAGCTGTAAAACCCAACAATGGATATGAGGGGAGTGAGGAAATATGAGTAATAATCATAGCCCAAAGATTAAGATAATCAAGGATGGACCTTAC
This genomic window from Oxobacter pfennigii contains:
- a CDS encoding flavodoxin family protein — its product is MKKITAFIGTASKQATWQAVSVFEKNLKELGDVEFEAVFLNECSLEYCLGCKMCFDKGEQFCLLKDDRDALLEKMENSDGVIFATPSYAFQVTARMKNFIDRMAFILHRPRFFGKTFMAIVTQGIPTGGNVQKYLENLGASLGFDVTRGCNLWTMAPMSENRMKKFNEKIKQASKRFYKGLSRKTKLIPSIYKLMMFRTSRSGIRSAKSKFYDYSYFYEKGWFESDYYYDVRLGPIKMMLGSIFDWLGVQVAKRM
- a CDS encoding YbaN family protein, whose amino-acid sequence is MNKNIKNIALSTCGWLLLSLAFAAVFIPVLPTTPLVLLAAVCFSSGNPKMSQGLEKSYVFGPYIVAWRTKQGISKERKIAAIFVLWLMLLISMVMVRKIWLVVFLTLVGIGVTIHLVMLKTAVKPNNGYEGSEEI